One segment of Rhodothermus bifroesti DNA contains the following:
- a CDS encoding zinc-dependent alcohol dehydrogenase family protein: MRAMVLEAPGQPLVLRELPVPEPKRGEVLLQVEACGVCRTDLHIVDGELPEPKLPLILGHQIVGRVVRLGEGVQRFQEGDRVGVPWLAETCGRCRYCRRGQENLCPQAQFTGYTRDGGFAEFTTARADYCYPLPDEVYDAPHAAPLLCAGLIGYRTYRLAGAHVERLGLYGFGAAAHLIIQLAVARGQQVYAFTRPGDTAAQEFARKLGAVWAGASNERPPEPLDAALIFAPVGSLVVEALRVVDRGGIVVCGGIHMSDIPTFPYRLLWEERVIRSVANLTRQDGEEFLRLAPTIPIRTEVTCFPLEKANEALRRLREGQLQGAAVLVMTTS; the protein is encoded by the coding sequence ATGCGGGCTATGGTGCTTGAAGCCCCAGGTCAGCCGCTTGTTTTGCGTGAGCTCCCGGTGCCTGAGCCCAAAAGAGGCGAAGTGCTTTTGCAGGTAGAAGCTTGCGGGGTGTGCCGCACCGATTTGCACATTGTCGATGGCGAGCTACCTGAACCTAAGCTACCGCTTATTCTGGGGCATCAGATCGTTGGACGGGTGGTGCGACTTGGTGAAGGGGTGCAGCGTTTCCAGGAAGGGGACCGGGTGGGTGTGCCCTGGCTAGCTGAAACGTGCGGTAGGTGTCGTTACTGCCGTCGTGGACAAGAAAACCTATGCCCTCAGGCCCAATTTACGGGCTATACGCGCGATGGCGGCTTTGCCGAATTCACAACAGCCCGTGCGGATTATTGCTATCCATTGCCCGATGAAGTGTACGACGCGCCCCACGCTGCGCCGCTGCTCTGTGCAGGGTTGATTGGCTACCGTACCTATCGGCTAGCTGGAGCACACGTCGAACGTCTGGGGCTTTACGGTTTTGGGGCGGCGGCCCACCTGATTATCCAGCTTGCTGTGGCCCGTGGGCAGCAGGTGTATGCGTTTACGCGGCCAGGCGATACCGCAGCCCAGGAATTTGCCCGAAAACTAGGGGCGGTTTGGGCTGGGGCCTCAAACGAACGCCCCCCCGAGCCGCTCGACGCTGCGCTGATCTTCGCGCCTGTGGGATCCCTGGTCGTTGAAGCGCTGCGCGTGGTGGATCGGGGAGGAATTGTGGTGTGTGGGGGCATCCACATGAGCGACATTCCCACGTTCCCTTATCGTCTGCTTTGGGAGGAGCGCGTCATCCGCTCGGTGGCTAACCTAACGCGGCAAGATGGGGAAGAATTTCTTCGGCTAGCTCCTACGATTCCGATACGTACGGAGGTGACGTGTTTCCCGCTAGAAAAAGCGAACGAAGCGCTTCGGCGCCTTCGGGAAGGACAGCTTCAGGGAGCGGCTGTACTGGTGATGACCACCAGTTAG
- a CDS encoding type 1 glutamine amidotransferase domain-containing protein yields MGRVLFVVTSHGVLGSTGQQTGYYLSEVAHPFQVLHEAGYEIDFVSPKGGLAPMDPKSYKLEDPRNKAFWETHGRRLQETLSPEQVDPSRYVAMFYAGGHGTMWDFPENQALARLAASIYERGGAIGAVCHGPAGLLPIRLSNGRPLVAGRRINSFTNEEEQAVQLDKVVPFLLETRLKELGAIHVSVKNFTAHVEVDDRIVTGQNPASAESVGRALVEVLSRLSVLT; encoded by the coding sequence ATGGGACGCGTATTGTTCGTAGTTACCAGCCATGGCGTATTGGGCAGTACTGGTCAGCAAACGGGCTATTACCTCTCGGAGGTTGCGCATCCCTTTCAGGTATTGCATGAGGCTGGCTACGAGATCGACTTTGTGAGTCCCAAAGGCGGGCTTGCCCCCATGGATCCTAAGAGCTATAAACTTGAAGATCCACGCAACAAGGCTTTCTGGGAAACCCATGGCCGGCGCCTTCAAGAAACGCTATCTCCTGAGCAGGTCGATCCTTCACGCTACGTAGCGATGTTTTACGCTGGAGGCCACGGCACCATGTGGGATTTTCCCGAAAACCAAGCGCTCGCGCGTCTTGCGGCCAGCATCTATGAACGGGGTGGGGCGATCGGCGCTGTTTGTCACGGCCCAGCGGGGCTCCTTCCCATTCGACTTTCCAACGGACGTCCTTTGGTTGCAGGCCGGCGCATTAACTCGTTTACCAACGAGGAAGAACAGGCGGTACAGCTAGACAAGGTAGTACCGTTCCTGCTAGAGACGCGCCTTAAGGAGCTGGGCGCCATTCACGTTTCTGTGAAGAACTTTACCGCACACGTAGAGGTGGATGACCGCATCGTAACGGGCCAAAATCCTGCTTCTGCCGAAAGTGTAGGGCGCGCGCTGGTGGAGGTGCTAAGCCGCCTGAGCGTGCTTACCTAA
- a CDS encoding cold-shock protein — protein sequence MAQRGRVKWFNVDKGYGFIEPNDGSKDVFVHRNNVPGLGWDEGLREGEEVSYEVERTPKGLSATNVERLSRSAKLF from the coding sequence ATGGCTCAACGAGGACGCGTCAAGTGGTTCAACGTGGACAAAGGCTACGGCTTTATTGAACCCAACGACGGCAGCAAGGACGTATTCGTGCATCGCAACAACGTGCCCGGCCTGGGTTGGGACGAAGGCCTGCGCGAAGGCGAAGAGGTTTCCTACGAAGTCGAGCGCACCCCAAAGGGGCTTAGCGCAACAAACGTCGAACGCCTTTCGCGGTCGGCCAAGTTGTTTTAA
- a CDS encoding acetoin utilization protein AcuC produces the protein MVPVVYHPDYLSYNFGPAHPFSPLRLEMLWTLLEALGYAPDPLRPPMATRADVLRVHTEAYVAHVEATSRGEPLPDAEAFGLDTPDVPIFLGMDPAARTLVGGTLHAARLIASGQALSVLQLGGGFHHAHPSRASGFCIYNDLSIAIRALTDAGLRVAYIDIDVHHGDGVQAIHYDEDSVLTLSLHESGHYLFPGTGFIDEIGEGRGQGFSLNVPLQPFTDDQSYLETFERVLPHALVMFRPDVLVVQCGADAHFQDPLGDLLLTTHAYEHIFRRLKALAAEHTGGRALFTLGGGYDFDATVRVWTLLYLILQDLPLPDRLPIDWRIDWEQRLGCSLTPTLHDAALPLSVSSARRQQIAQQNVQTAQRLMDRISYYWY, from the coding sequence GTGGTCCCTGTCGTCTACCACCCCGACTATTTAAGCTATAACTTTGGCCCAGCGCACCCGTTTAGCCCGCTCCGCCTTGAAATGCTCTGGACGCTGCTGGAAGCCCTGGGCTACGCTCCGGATCCTTTGCGCCCTCCTATGGCTACCCGTGCAGACGTGCTGCGCGTGCATACCGAAGCGTACGTCGCCCACGTTGAAGCCACTTCGCGGGGCGAACCTCTACCCGATGCCGAAGCCTTTGGGCTCGACACCCCCGATGTCCCTATTTTTTTGGGTATGGACCCGGCTGCCCGAACGCTTGTCGGCGGCACGCTGCATGCTGCCCGCCTCATCGCAAGCGGCCAAGCTTTAAGCGTGCTTCAGCTTGGCGGCGGTTTTCACCATGCCCATCCCAGCCGCGCATCAGGCTTTTGTATTTATAACGACCTGTCGATCGCCATTCGGGCCCTTACAGACGCTGGGCTGCGTGTAGCCTACATCGACATCGATGTGCATCATGGCGACGGCGTGCAAGCCATACACTACGACGAAGACTCGGTGCTGACCCTCAGTTTACATGAAAGCGGCCATTACCTCTTTCCAGGCACCGGCTTTATCGATGAAATCGGCGAGGGCCGCGGGCAAGGGTTTTCGCTCAACGTACCGCTCCAGCCCTTCACCGATGATCAGAGTTACCTTGAAACGTTCGAGCGGGTTTTGCCGCATGCACTTGTGATGTTTCGGCCCGATGTGCTTGTGGTCCAGTGTGGCGCCGATGCCCACTTTCAAGACCCGCTGGGCGATCTGCTCCTTACAACCCATGCCTATGAACACATCTTCCGCCGACTCAAAGCGCTGGCTGCCGAACATACTGGGGGCCGTGCTCTCTTTACGCTGGGCGGGGGCTACGACTTCGATGCCACGGTACGCGTTTGGACCTTGCTCTATCTGATCTTGCAGGACCTGCCGCTCCCAGATCGCCTGCCCATTGACTGGCGCATCGATTGGGAACAACGGCTGGGTTGCTCCCTAACGCCCACCCTGCACGATGCTGCGCTGCCGCTATCGGTTTCTTCAGCGCGTCGCCAACAGATCGCACAGCAAAACGTACAAACCGCCCAGCGCTTAATGGACCGCATCAGCTATTACTGGTATTAA
- a CDS encoding class I SAM-dependent methyltransferase — MDAKAHWERVYATTPLEQVGWYRPHLDTSLAWIQALSLPPSARILDVGGGASTLVDDLLALGFTNLTVLDLSAVALTHAQQRLGKQAAAVSWIEADITEASLPKAFYDLWHDRAVFHFLTTAKAQRRYVEQMQQALRPGGYAILATFSLEAPPRCSGLPVVRYDLEALVHTLGPKFRLLRQGREHHVTPSGVAQPYLYACFQYIP; from the coding sequence ATGGACGCAAAAGCGCACTGGGAGCGGGTTTACGCAACTACACCCCTAGAACAGGTAGGTTGGTACCGACCGCATTTGGATACTTCTCTGGCGTGGATTCAAGCGCTTTCGCTACCCCCATCGGCCCGCATTTTAGATGTAGGCGGTGGCGCTTCGACGCTAGTGGACGATTTACTTGCGTTGGGCTTTACAAACCTCACAGTACTGGACCTCTCGGCTGTGGCGTTGACCCATGCGCAGCAGCGGTTAGGAAAGCAGGCCGCTGCGGTTAGCTGGATCGAGGCGGATATTACGGAAGCTTCGCTACCTAAAGCCTTCTATGACCTGTGGCACGACCGAGCGGTATTTCACTTTCTGACGACAGCCAAGGCTCAGAGGCGCTATGTCGAGCAAATGCAACAGGCCCTGCGCCCCGGCGGATATGCGATTTTAGCTACCTTTTCGCTTGAGGCACCACCACGTTGCAGCGGTCTGCCGGTGGTGCGCTACGACCTGGAAGCGCTGGTGCATACGTTAGGCCCAAAGTTTCGACTGCTGCGCCAAGGCAGAGAACACCACGTCACGCCCAGCGGCGTGGCACAGCCATATCTGTACGCCTGCTTTCAATACATCCCTTAA
- a CDS encoding septal ring lytic transglycosylase RlpA family protein, producing MKKGAGLWVLWVGLTALVAARSPLPGAPEVSPPDTTQATPRIVEGRASYYGWERAGWMTASGERFDPEAFTAAHPTLPFGAYVRITNLRNGRSVVVRVNDRGPHVPGRVIDVSYAAARALGMIRSGTAPVRIEWLPEAVQD from the coding sequence ATGAAAAAAGGTGCTGGACTCTGGGTGCTCTGGGTGGGTCTAACCGCACTCGTTGCTGCACGAAGCCCACTTCCCGGTGCTCCTGAAGTGAGCCCCCCAGATACAACGCAGGCGACACCACGCATCGTCGAGGGTCGAGCCAGTTATTACGGCTGGGAGCGTGCGGGATGGATGACAGCCAGTGGCGAGCGTTTTGATCCCGAGGCGTTTACGGCAGCACATCCGACGCTTCCTTTTGGGGCTTACGTGCGAATCACCAATTTGCGCAACGGTCGCTCGGTCGTGGTACGGGTTAATGACCGAGGACCCCATGTGCCCGGCCGCGTGATCGATGTGTCGTATGCTGCAGCGCGTGCGTTGGGCATGATTCGTAGTGGTACAGCGCCCGTGCGGATTGAGTGGCTGCCCGAGGCCGTGCAGGATTAA
- a CDS encoding alpha,alpha-trehalase, translating to MKTMRRKLFWFFWLLMGWTPALRAQDQAACRVTLPAAERIAAVEAYIHKSWDSLTRSHRDLLQAVQDPKLEHAPGTPWVLYIAATEDSLAVWNQLQQALPDTGLRQITLRVLPKDPIAQLDVIRPHGLLYLPEPYVVPGGRFNEMYGWDSYFIVIGLLHSGRVDLAKAMTDNHLYQVRHYGKVLNANRTYYLTRSQPPFLSAMVLAVYEHTRDRDWLAAAVPLVERYYAYWTQPPHLAGETGLSRYYDLGEGPAPEVVSGERDVQGRTHYDRVREYFRTHEVTAYEVSLYYVAETDSLTPLFYKGDRSMRESGFDPSNRYGPFSVDIIHYAPVDLNALLYRMEQDVARMHALLGDSAAARQWHNRAEVRRARVDRYLWDPEKGLYFDYNFRTGRRSDYVFATTFYPLWVGMASPEQAARVAANLYLLEAPGGLLTSTHISGSQWDAPYGWAPLYLIAVEGLRRYGYHEAADRLTAKFVSMVTEDFERTGVLLEKYDVVQRRSDVALRFGYTSNEIGFGWTNAVFLALLAQMD from the coding sequence ATGAAAACAATGCGGCGAAAGCTCTTTTGGTTTTTCTGGCTGCTTATGGGTTGGACGCCAGCGCTTCGGGCCCAAGACCAAGCGGCCTGTCGCGTGACGCTGCCCGCAGCCGAGCGTATTGCGGCCGTAGAGGCCTACATTCACAAAAGCTGGGATAGCCTGACGCGCTCGCATCGCGACCTGCTTCAGGCCGTGCAAGATCCTAAGCTCGAGCACGCACCGGGCACGCCTTGGGTGCTTTACATTGCGGCTACAGAAGACAGCCTGGCCGTGTGGAACCAGCTCCAGCAAGCATTGCCCGATACCGGGCTTCGGCAAATCACGCTTCGTGTGCTTCCGAAAGATCCGATAGCCCAGCTAGACGTCATCAGGCCGCATGGGTTACTCTATTTGCCTGAGCCATACGTTGTGCCCGGAGGGCGTTTCAATGAAATGTACGGCTGGGATAGCTATTTCATCGTGATAGGATTACTTCACTCAGGACGCGTCGACTTGGCCAAAGCGATGACCGATAACCACCTCTATCAGGTGCGCCACTACGGTAAAGTGCTCAATGCCAACCGAACTTATTACTTGACGCGTTCCCAGCCGCCTTTTTTGAGCGCAATGGTGCTGGCCGTCTACGAGCACACACGCGACCGCGACTGGCTGGCTGCAGCCGTTCCGCTTGTGGAACGCTACTATGCCTATTGGACCCAACCGCCCCACTTGGCCGGAGAGACCGGTCTTTCGCGCTATTACGACTTAGGCGAAGGCCCAGCCCCTGAAGTGGTCTCCGGCGAGCGCGACGTGCAGGGCCGCACACACTACGACCGGGTCCGCGAATACTTCCGCACACATGAGGTAACTGCCTATGAGGTATCGCTGTACTATGTGGCCGAGACTGATTCGCTGACACCCCTTTTCTACAAAGGGGACCGGTCAATGCGCGAGTCGGGCTTCGATCCGTCAAACCGCTACGGCCCCTTTAGCGTGGACATCATTCACTACGCTCCGGTGGATCTCAACGCGCTGCTGTACCGCATGGAGCAGGACGTTGCGCGTATGCATGCGCTGTTGGGCGATAGTGCCGCAGCTCGCCAGTGGCACAACCGGGCCGAGGTGCGGCGTGCACGGGTAGATCGTTACCTCTGGGATCCAGAAAAAGGCCTGTATTTTGATTACAACTTCCGCACCGGTCGCCGCAGCGATTATGTGTTTGCGACCACGTTTTATCCGCTTTGGGTAGGCATGGCTTCGCCAGAGCAAGCTGCCCGCGTAGCCGCTAACCTTTACCTTCTGGAAGCCCCTGGCGGGTTGCTTACCAGCACCCACATCAGTGGGAGTCAGTGGGACGCGCCCTACGGCTGGGCACCGCTTTATCTCATCGCGGTCGAAGGGCTGCGTCGCTATGGTTACCACGAAGCCGCCGATCGTCTGACGGCCAAGTTTGTGTCGATGGTCACAGAAGATTTTGAGCGCACGGGAGTGCTCTTGGAGAAGTACGACGTAGTACAGCGTCGTTCGGATGTAGCCCTGCGCTTTGGCTATACATCAAATGAAATTGGCTTTGGCTGGACAAATGCGGTCTTTTTAGCATTACTAGCCCAAATGGATTAA
- a CDS encoding S10 family peptidase: MLRGTTLCLLWILLGSVSTQAQQRRLPVDTAVVTHHTVTIKGVPIPYRAVAGTQPVWDAHGRPIAALFYVYYEREDVQDRSQRPLVFSFNGGPGSSSVWMHIGYTGPRRVRVDAEGFPMQPYGIEENPYSLLDVADLVYVDPLNTGFSRTLSDTVKVQRFFGVNEDVAYLADWIATWVSRHGRWHSPKFLIGESYGTTRVAGLAGALQERHWMYINGVILVSPTGLGIKRDGPVAQALLLPYYTAAAWYHQRLAPELQQRDLEVLLAEVENYAIDVYLPALVRGNALTPEQRQEIAHRVALYAGLSTTEVLQYNLSVPRNVFWKALLRDEGFTIGRLDSRYRGIDRQAAGEQFDHDPALSAWNHAFSPAINDYLRKVLGFQTDLEYWVLRAIRPWNFENDQTGEQLRRAMAQNPYLHVFVQAGYFDGGTDYFSAKYTLWQLDPSGKLSDRLFFKGYRSGHMMYLRLEDLAVANDDLRRFIQQALEAAQQPARY; encoded by the coding sequence ATGCTACGTGGCACAACGCTTTGTTTGCTATGGATACTGCTGGGGAGTGTATCGACTCAAGCCCAGCAGCGGCGTCTTCCCGTTGATACCGCAGTGGTCACGCATCATACCGTGACCATCAAAGGGGTGCCCATTCCGTACCGGGCAGTTGCTGGTACGCAGCCGGTCTGGGATGCACATGGACGCCCGATTGCTGCGCTGTTTTATGTGTACTATGAGCGGGAGGATGTGCAGGATCGATCGCAGCGGCCGTTAGTGTTTTCGTTTAACGGCGGTCCGGGTTCATCTTCGGTCTGGATGCATATTGGCTATACTGGACCGCGTCGGGTTCGGGTTGATGCTGAAGGCTTCCCTATGCAACCGTACGGGATCGAGGAAAATCCGTATTCCCTCTTAGACGTGGCCGATCTGGTGTATGTGGACCCCCTCAACACGGGTTTTTCTCGGACGCTAAGCGATACGGTAAAAGTGCAGCGGTTTTTTGGGGTGAATGAAGACGTGGCGTATCTGGCCGACTGGATTGCCACCTGGGTGAGTCGCCATGGGCGTTGGCACTCCCCGAAGTTTCTAATTGGAGAAAGCTATGGCACAACCCGCGTGGCGGGATTGGCTGGGGCATTGCAGGAACGGCATTGGATGTATATCAATGGGGTGATTTTGGTCTCGCCAACTGGGCTTGGCATCAAGCGGGATGGACCTGTAGCTCAGGCCCTATTGCTACCGTACTATACTGCGGCCGCTTGGTATCACCAACGACTGGCCCCAGAGCTGCAGCAACGCGACCTGGAGGTATTGCTTGCAGAAGTAGAGAACTACGCTATTGACGTATACCTGCCAGCACTGGTGCGCGGCAATGCATTAACCCCGGAGCAACGCCAGGAGATCGCGCATCGCGTGGCCCTGTATGCTGGCCTATCCACAACCGAAGTGTTGCAATACAACCTTTCGGTACCCCGAAACGTGTTTTGGAAGGCGCTGCTGCGCGACGAAGGGTTTACGATCGGCCGGTTGGACTCGCGCTACCGCGGCATCGACCGTCAGGCTGCTGGAGAGCAGTTTGACCATGACCCCGCCCTCAGTGCCTGGAATCATGCCTTCAGTCCAGCGATCAATGACTACCTGCGCAAGGTGCTGGGCTTTCAGACCGACCTCGAATACTGGGTGTTACGGGCGATCCGTCCATGGAATTTTGAGAATGACCAAACCGGCGAGCAGCTTCGGCGGGCCATGGCGCAAAACCCCTATTTGCATGTGTTTGTTCAGGCTGGGTACTTTGATGGCGGGACTGATTATTTTTCGGCTAAGTATACGCTCTGGCAACTGGACCCCAGTGGGAAGCTGAGCGACCGCCTCTTTTTCAAGGGGTACCGTAGCGGCCACATGATGTATCTCCGATTGGAAGACCTAGCGGTGGCCAACGATGATCTGCGCAGGTTCATTCAACAAGCCTTAGAAGCTGCACAGCAGCCTGCCCGATACTAA